The following proteins come from a genomic window of Salvia hispanica cultivar TCC Black 2014 chromosome 4, UniMelb_Shisp_WGS_1.0, whole genome shotgun sequence:
- the LOC125221328 gene encoding nicalin-1-like has translation MAKSALVDPVYSSAITLLIIVMTCVELCDAVAVVDVYRLVQYDLAGVPFGSRLAALNHHAASSLFSSSSPASDLSRTVLILPLRDLNLTFIREYIEEKKKPLGGLLLLLPQVFNPQNIDSEDEAGYDSSAGINKVLLELERLLIHANIPYPVYFGFEDDHVNAVLADVKKNDATGQLATATTGGYKLVVAVPEPKKIVSPTISNIQGWLPGLRAEGDSTQLPTIAVVASYDTFGAAPGLSVGSDSNGSGVVALLEIARLFSILYSNPKTRGRYNLLFVLTSGGPYNYNGTHKWLHSLDQRLRETIDYSICLNSIGSIRDELYIHVSKPPENAYIKQIFEGFSSVSKELGLKVGLKHKKINISNPRVAWEHEQFSRLRVTAATLSELSVAPDFLESAGSLSDSRQFVDEDSITRSAKLVAETLARHIYGQEGKNIDIFADDSSLSVNPSYIRSWLQFLSTTPRVAPFLSKNDPLTMALKKELEDHTADVRVQHEVLDGMFTFYDSTSGRLHIYQVASVTFDLLLLLVLGSYLITLFSFLIITTRGLDDLISLFRRPTSRRVKTA, from the exons ATGGCGAAATCGGCGTTGGTGGACCCGGTATACTCGTCGGCAATTACGCTACTGATTATAGTCATGACTTGCGTGGAGCTCTGTGACGCCGTCGCCGTCGTAGACGTCTACCGCCTCGTCCAGTACGATCTGGCTGGCGTGCCGTTTGGATCCAGACTAGCCGCCCTCAATCACCACGCCGCATCTTCTCTCTTCTCCTCATCCTCACCAGCTTCCGATCTCTCCCGCACCGTCCTAATACTCCCCCTCCGCGATTTGAATCTCACTTTCATCAGAG AATATAtagaggagaagaagaagccaTTAGGTGGTTTATTGCTTCTACTCCCCCAGGTTTTCAATCCACAGAACATAGATAGCGAGGATGAAGCAGGTTATGATTCTTCGGCAGGCATCAACAAAGTGTTGCTTGAACTTGAACGGTTGCTTATACATGCAAACATCCCT TATCCTGTGTACTTTGGTTTTGAGGATGACCATGTCAATGCTGTCCTAGCTGATGTCAAGAAGAATGATGCTACTGGTCAGCTGGCGACTGCCACAACTGGCGG ATACAAGCTTGTTGTTGCTGTTCCTGAACCTAAGAAAATTGTGTCTCCAACTATATCAAATATTCAG GGTTGGCTGCCAGGATTGAGAGCTGAGGGAGATTCAACTCAACTTCCTACCATAGCTGTAGTGGCATCATATGATACATTCGGGGCTGCACCA GGATTATCTGTGGGAAGTGACAGCAATGGAAGTGGTGTTGTGGCACTCCTAGAAATAGCTAGATTGttctcaattttatattcaaatccTAAGACAAGAGGAAGGTATAATTTACTCTTTGTTCTGACATCTGGAGGACCCTATAACTACAATGGGACTCATAAG TGGCTTCATAGTTTGGATCAACGCTTGCGTGAGACTATTGATTATTCCATTTGCTTGAATAGCATTGGTTCAATCCGCGATGAGTTATATATCCATGTGTCCAAGCCTCCAGAGAATGCCTACATTAAACAAATCTTTGAG GGTTTCTCTAGTGTGTCTAAAGAACTTGGGCTTAAAGTTGGGCTGAAGCACaagaagattaatatttcTAATCCTCGG GTTGCATGGGAGCATGAACAATTTTCGAGACTGAGAGTAACTGCAGCAACACTGTCTGAGCTTTCTGTCGCACCTGATTTTTTAGAAAGTGCTGGAAGTCTGTCAGATAGCAG GCAATTTGTTGATGAAGATTCAATAACCAGAAGTGCAAAATTAGTTGCTGAAACTCTTGCT AGGCATATTTATGGCCAAGAGGGGAAAAACATTGATATATTTGCAGATGATAGTAGCTTATCTGTAAATCCTTCTTATATACGTTCATGGTTACAATTCTTGTCAACAACACCTCGAGTGGCTCCGTTTCTTTCCAAGAATGATCCTCTTACCATGGCACTGAAAAAG GAACTGGAAGATCACACTGCTGATGTGAGAGTGCAACATGAAGTACTTGATGGGATGTTTACTTTTTATGACTCAACAAGCGGCAGATTACACATCTATCAG GTCGCAAGTGTGACATTTGACTTACTTCTGCTTCTGGTTCTCGGGTCTTACCTTATTACTCTATTCAGTTTTTTGATTATAACTACAAGG GGTCTAGATGATCTGATAAGCCTATTTCGTCGGCCCACCTCCCGCAGAGTCAAGACAGCCTAA
- the LOC125221329 gene encoding mRNA-decapping enzyme-like protein isoform X1: MSQNGKLMPNLDEKTTKVLNLTVLQRIDPFVEEILITAAHVTFYEFNIDTSQWSRKDVEGSLFVVKRNTQPRFQFIVMNRRNTDNLVENLLGDFEYEVQVPYLLYRNASQEVNGIWFYNARECEEVANLFSRILNAYSKVPTKSKVSSVKSEFEELEAVPTLAVMDGPLEPTSSIANATEVSDDPSFMNFFSNALNIGAAPNTTMSGQPFNPSATVIPASHPQIVSLPTLTTAQPPSNLSASTPKMSILENTERTTAQRSADLVKPSTFFGPPPSSAGLALPPVSSAIPTAPPLNTPGNLQRPYGAPLLQPFPPPTPPPSLTPTAPTPNYGPPISREKVRDALQLLVQDNQFIDMVYRAMLSANQQS, encoded by the exons ATGTCGCAGAACGGGAAATTGATGCCCAATCTCGACGAGAAGACCACCAAAGTCCTCAATCTCACGGTGCTGCAGCGGATCGATCCATTCGTTGAGGAGATTCTCATCACCGCTGCCCACGTCACCTTCTACGAATTCAACATCGACACTAGCCAATGG AGTCGAAAGGATGTGGAAGGCTCGCTTTTTGTCGTCAAAAG gAATACCCAGCCAAGGTTCCAGTTTATAGTAATGAACCGCCGAAATACTG ATAATTTGGTGGAGAATCTCTTGGGAGATTTTGAGTATGAAGTCCAGGTTCCATATCTCTTATACCGAAATGCTTCGCAAGAAGTTAATGGGATATGGTTTTACAATGCCCGGGAATGTGAAGAGGTTGCAAATCTATTTAGCAG GATACTTAATGCATATTCTAAGGTGCCTACAAAGTCCAAAGTATCTTCTGTGAAAAG TGAATTTGAAGAACTAGAAGCAGTTCCAACACTGGCAGTAATGGATGGTCCCCTAGAGCCAACATCTTCCATTGCTAATGCAACAGAGGTTTCTGATGATCCTTCTTTTATGAACTTCTTCAGT AATGCTTTGAACATAGGAGCTGCTCCAAATACAACAATGTCTGGACAACCTTTCAACCCCTCTGCAACTGTTATTCCTGCATCCCATCCACAGATTGTTTCTCTGCCAACTTTGACAACTGCTCAACCACCATCTAATTTATCTGCTTCTACCCCTAAAATGTCCATTCTTGAAAACACAGAACGTACCACAGCACAGCGTTCAGCTGATCTTGTGAAACCATCGACTTTTTTTGGGCCTCCTCCTTCCTCTGCTGGACTGGCTTTACCACCCGTATCATCAGCAATTCCAACTGCACCTCCATTAAATACTCCAGGAAATCTACAGAGACCATATGGTGCACCATTACTTCAGCCATTTCCGCCACCAACACCCCCACCATCACTCACTCCAACTGCTCCTACACCAAATTATGGGCCACCTATCAGCAGAGAAAAAGTTCGGGATGCACTTCAATTGCTTGTTCAG GACAATCAATTCATCGACATGGTTTACCGAGCAATGCTTAGTGCAAACCAACAATCGTGA
- the LOC125221329 gene encoding mRNA-decapping enzyme-like protein isoform X2 → MSQNGKLMPNLDEKTTKVLNLTVLQRIDPFVEEILITAAHVTFYEFNIDTSQWSRKDVEGSLFVVKRNTQPRFQFIVMNRRNTDNLVENLLGDFEYEVQVPYLLYRNASQEVNGIWFYNARECEEVANLFSRILNAYSKVPTKSKVSSVKSEFEELEAVPTLAVMDGPLEPTSSIANATENALNIGAAPNTTMSGQPFNPSATVIPASHPQIVSLPTLTTAQPPSNLSASTPKMSILENTERTTAQRSADLVKPSTFFGPPPSSAGLALPPVSSAIPTAPPLNTPGNLQRPYGAPLLQPFPPPTPPPSLTPTAPTPNYGPPISREKVRDALQLLVQDNQFIDMVYRAMLSANQQS, encoded by the exons ATGTCGCAGAACGGGAAATTGATGCCCAATCTCGACGAGAAGACCACCAAAGTCCTCAATCTCACGGTGCTGCAGCGGATCGATCCATTCGTTGAGGAGATTCTCATCACCGCTGCCCACGTCACCTTCTACGAATTCAACATCGACACTAGCCAATGG AGTCGAAAGGATGTGGAAGGCTCGCTTTTTGTCGTCAAAAG gAATACCCAGCCAAGGTTCCAGTTTATAGTAATGAACCGCCGAAATACTG ATAATTTGGTGGAGAATCTCTTGGGAGATTTTGAGTATGAAGTCCAGGTTCCATATCTCTTATACCGAAATGCTTCGCAAGAAGTTAATGGGATATGGTTTTACAATGCCCGGGAATGTGAAGAGGTTGCAAATCTATTTAGCAG GATACTTAATGCATATTCTAAGGTGCCTACAAAGTCCAAAGTATCTTCTGTGAAAAG TGAATTTGAAGAACTAGAAGCAGTTCCAACACTGGCAGTAATGGATGGTCCCCTAGAGCCAACATCTTCCATTGCTAATGCAACAGAG AATGCTTTGAACATAGGAGCTGCTCCAAATACAACAATGTCTGGACAACCTTTCAACCCCTCTGCAACTGTTATTCCTGCATCCCATCCACAGATTGTTTCTCTGCCAACTTTGACAACTGCTCAACCACCATCTAATTTATCTGCTTCTACCCCTAAAATGTCCATTCTTGAAAACACAGAACGTACCACAGCACAGCGTTCAGCTGATCTTGTGAAACCATCGACTTTTTTTGGGCCTCCTCCTTCCTCTGCTGGACTGGCTTTACCACCCGTATCATCAGCAATTCCAACTGCACCTCCATTAAATACTCCAGGAAATCTACAGAGACCATATGGTGCACCATTACTTCAGCCATTTCCGCCACCAACACCCCCACCATCACTCACTCCAACTGCTCCTACACCAAATTATGGGCCACCTATCAGCAGAGAAAAAGTTCGGGATGCACTTCAATTGCTTGTTCAG GACAATCAATTCATCGACATGGTTTACCGAGCAATGCTTAGTGCAAACCAACAATCGTGA